A region from the Arcanobacterium buesumense genome encodes:
- a CDS encoding sulfite exporter TauE/SafE family protein: protein MSISTTGLCLLIIGSFFVGLSKTALPGLTTLSVVIFAVILPPKESTAALLILLLVGDVFAIKTWYKYADWVILRKLISGVLIGVAIGAVFLTVVPGNVLRQYIGIMLISLTLMSVLSSFYNTKKFTNHMTSPIARWFYGSLAGFTTMTANSGGPVTSLYFLASGYPIAQFLGTQAWFFFLVNLTKLPFTIGLGLLTVPILSILPYLIPFVIIGALLGRKIITYFSQRVFNQSIIILTLISSVYLVV, encoded by the coding sequence ATGAGTATTTCTACAACCGGCTTATGCTTGCTTATTATTGGTAGCTTTTTTGTTGGCTTATCAAAAACAGCTTTACCTGGCTTAACCACACTTTCAGTCGTTATTTTTGCAGTGATACTTCCACCAAAGGAATCAACAGCAGCCCTACTGATCCTGCTGTTAGTTGGTGACGTCTTCGCTATCAAAACCTGGTACAAATATGCCGATTGGGTGATATTACGGAAGCTCATTTCCGGAGTGCTGATCGGGGTAGCGATAGGAGCAGTTTTCCTTACTGTTGTCCCGGGAAACGTTCTTCGTCAATATATCGGGATTATGTTAATCTCACTAACACTTATGTCAGTCTTATCTAGCTTTTATAACACCAAGAAATTTACTAACCATATGACCTCACCCATCGCCCGTTGGTTCTACGGCTCGCTCGCTGGGTTCACCACAATGACTGCAAATTCCGGCGGACCAGTGACGTCCTTGTACTTCCTTGCCTCCGGTTATCCTATAGCACAGTTTTTGGGAACTCAGGCATGGTTCTTTTTCCTCGTAAATCTCACGAAATTGCCCTTTACCATCGGACTGGGGCTTCTCACCGTACCGATATTAAGCATTCTTCCCTACTTAATTCCTTTTGTTATTATCGGTGCTCTACTAGGCAGAAAAATTATCACCTATTTCAGTCAGAGAGTCTTTAATCAAAGCATCATTATTCTGACGCTTATTTCTTCAGTTTACTTAGTTGTTTAA
- a CDS encoding alpha-mannosidase, with product MDAELLLTRIKRTLNERIARAQYTPVSQLQIETWRVPDETVDGQTVIGEPANPSSSAHFTPLHVGQTWGKPWQTVWFNIHGTTPNNIPAGDTVEARINLGWADHSAGFQSEGLVRDSHGHTVKALNPRNQWIPLPQTPHTSFDFSIEAAANPLLLEVLPFQVTYDGDKLTSSEHDSYRLTQADVVIRHTDVVNLTTDITVLSELLEAKGVAAFTNDDYETLYALNSALDRLDLHNIPGTAAAARAEIAPILARPALPGAHRLSAVGHAHIDSAWLWPIRETKRKVNRTIANVVRLIEDGTGLVFALPAAQHVAWLAEEDPELFERVKKCVHDGSIVPVGSMWVEPDAVLPGGEAMARQLVEGISFFREAFNYECQEIWLPDSFGYSGALPQLAREAGITRFLTQKISWNQTNVFPHHTLQWEGIDGSRIFTHFPPADTYGSEITGEQIRHAVENFKNKGEANCSLLPYGYGDGGGGPTREMMERLDRLEDFRGAPRVVRESPHDFFERAEAEFPQPPVWVGELYLELHRGTFTSQIAAKQGNRRSEALLRETELWCTVAALAGASYPHDELRALWRNVLLCQFHDILPGTSVAWVYREVADIYASVKETCERLIANAFTYLSEGRPTAHALANATSFSSRGVTPLGAAVPTKTTGGVGDRAHAGELCINNGVLTIDFANDGACTQITDATGHTFLPAGEKAGQFSVFQDFPNMWDAWDIDPFYQGSEQVLPLEFDGTRIDDDGVACARAHTSFSNSDMSIEWRLAPRADYIDVHVEANWHEHEKLLKLGFPVNIHTSKAQYETQMGYIERPTHTNTSWDSAKFEVSTHRWIRLGNEQTSWSIANDATYGWDITRHSAGRRGTWSLVRATLVKSAVYPDPNQDQGRFSWNFRIRPQASVAQAIADGQQLNLPLREVPVDITPPFSVSGAIVESVAMAPDKSGDVVVRLYEGLGGPAHVTLTWPDVQVMATDLCYRPSGDAPTVSSHAGKHSFDLAPFQIATLRITPAERN from the coding sequence ATGGACGCCGAACTACTTCTCACTCGTATCAAGCGCACACTGAACGAGCGAATCGCGCGAGCACAATACACTCCAGTTTCACAGTTACAGATCGAAACGTGGCGCGTCCCTGATGAAACAGTAGATGGCCAAACAGTTATCGGCGAACCGGCAAACCCGTCGTCGTCGGCTCACTTCACCCCACTACACGTTGGTCAGACATGGGGAAAACCCTGGCAAACCGTCTGGTTTAACATCCACGGAACCACCCCCAATAACATTCCTGCTGGGGATACTGTTGAAGCACGAATCAACCTCGGGTGGGCAGACCACTCTGCTGGCTTCCAAAGCGAAGGGCTTGTACGTGACAGCCACGGGCATACCGTAAAAGCTCTCAACCCACGCAACCAATGGATTCCACTCCCCCAAACCCCACACACCTCTTTTGATTTCAGTATCGAAGCGGCCGCTAACCCGCTACTACTTGAAGTCCTGCCATTTCAAGTTACTTACGACGGCGATAAACTCACGTCTTCTGAACACGATAGCTACCGGCTCACTCAAGCAGATGTTGTTATTCGCCATACCGACGTCGTCAACCTCACCACCGATATCACTGTTCTATCCGAACTACTCGAGGCGAAGGGAGTGGCTGCGTTCACCAATGATGATTACGAAACGCTCTACGCTCTCAACTCCGCTCTTGACCGTCTTGATCTTCATAATATTCCGGGCACAGCGGCTGCCGCACGCGCCGAAATCGCACCGATTCTGGCACGCCCAGCACTGCCCGGTGCTCATCGTCTTTCGGCGGTAGGCCACGCACATATTGATTCTGCTTGGCTGTGGCCCATCCGGGAAACCAAACGCAAAGTAAACCGCACGATCGCCAACGTCGTCCGCCTCATCGAAGACGGAACAGGGCTAGTGTTCGCCCTCCCCGCCGCCCAACACGTTGCCTGGCTAGCCGAAGAAGACCCGGAATTATTTGAACGCGTCAAGAAATGCGTACACGATGGCTCGATTGTTCCCGTTGGGTCCATGTGGGTAGAACCTGATGCCGTACTGCCCGGGGGCGAAGCCATGGCCCGCCAACTAGTAGAAGGAATCAGTTTCTTCCGGGAAGCCTTCAACTACGAATGTCAAGAAATCTGGCTCCCAGATTCTTTCGGATACTCTGGTGCCCTTCCACAATTAGCTCGCGAAGCTGGTATCACCCGCTTCTTAACACAAAAAATTTCGTGGAACCAAACCAACGTCTTCCCGCATCACACATTGCAGTGGGAAGGTATTGATGGTTCACGAATCTTCACCCATTTCCCGCCGGCAGATACGTACGGTTCGGAAATCACTGGTGAGCAAATCCGCCATGCGGTTGAGAATTTTAAGAATAAAGGCGAGGCAAACTGCTCCCTCCTCCCCTACGGATATGGCGACGGCGGTGGCGGCCCCACCCGCGAAATGATGGAACGCCTTGACCGCCTCGAAGATTTCCGCGGTGCTCCGCGCGTCGTACGCGAATCCCCGCACGACTTCTTCGAACGCGCCGAAGCTGAATTCCCACAGCCCCCAGTATGGGTGGGCGAACTTTACCTCGAACTACATCGTGGCACGTTTACTTCTCAGATCGCTGCGAAACAAGGTAATCGCCGTAGTGAAGCGCTACTGCGTGAAACTGAATTGTGGTGTACTGTTGCTGCCCTTGCCGGCGCTAGCTATCCACATGATGAATTGCGCGCGCTCTGGCGCAATGTTTTGCTGTGCCAGTTCCATGACATCCTTCCTGGCACATCTGTTGCCTGGGTCTACCGCGAAGTCGCTGACATATACGCTTCAGTTAAAGAAACCTGCGAACGACTCATTGCTAACGCATTCACTTACTTATCTGAGGGTCGCCCTACTGCCCACGCCTTAGCTAACGCCACCTCTTTCTCCTCTCGTGGCGTTACCCCGTTAGGTGCAGCAGTACCGACCAAAACCACCGGTGGCGTTGGTGATCGCGCCCACGCAGGCGAATTGTGTATCAACAATGGTGTTCTCACCATCGATTTCGCCAACGACGGCGCGTGCACCCAAATCACTGACGCCACCGGGCACACTTTCCTTCCAGCCGGAGAAAAAGCTGGCCAATTCTCCGTATTCCAAGACTTTCCGAATATGTGGGACGCGTGGGATATTGATCCGTTCTATCAAGGCTCCGAACAGGTTCTGCCACTAGAGTTTGATGGGACCAGAATTGACGACGACGGCGTGGCTTGCGCCCGTGCTCACACCTCATTCAGTAATTCTGATATGAGTATTGAATGGCGACTAGCTCCGAGAGCAGACTATATTGACGTCCATGTTGAAGCTAACTGGCATGAACATGAAAAGCTTCTTAAACTCGGTTTCCCCGTGAACATCCACACCAGCAAGGCTCAGTACGAAACCCAGATGGGCTATATCGAGCGGCCTACCCACACGAATACCTCGTGGGATAGTGCCAAGTTTGAAGTCTCTACGCATCGTTGGATTCGGCTGGGTAACGAGCAAACTTCGTGGTCGATTGCTAATGATGCCACGTATGGGTGGGATATTACCCGGCATAGTGCCGGCCGGCGCGGAACATGGAGCCTTGTGCGTGCCACTTTGGTTAAGTCTGCTGTTTATCCTGATCCGAACCAAGATCAAGGCAGGTTCTCGTGGAATTTCCGGATTCGCCCGCAGGCTTCGGTGGCTCAAGCGATTGCTGACGGTCAGCAACTGAATTTGCCATTGCGTGAAGTCCCTGTGGACATTACGCCACCGTTTAGTGTTTCGGGCGCAATTGTTGAATCGGTTGCTATGGCGCCGGATAAGAGTGGTGACGTCGTCGTCCGACTTTATGAGGGGCTTGGCGGCCCGGCGCATGTGACGCTGACCTGGCCAGATGTTCAGGTGATGGCCACTGACTTGTGTTATCGCCCTAGTGGTGATGCACCAACGGTATCTTCACATGCGGGGAAGCATAGTTTTGATCTTGCTCCGTTCCAGATCGCCACGTTGCGTATTACTCCAGCAGAAAGGAATTAG
- a CDS encoding LacI family DNA-binding transcriptional regulator → MSRKTIKDIAQEAGVSITAVSFALNNRPGISEQTRERILDIANKMDWVPNSRAQSLSLAKADAVGLFIARQPDSYTAERFFFNFIIGLQETLTAYNYDLVFHTGPDLEAEIATYRTWWAQGRVDGVIVVDPIDGDPRIEILNEIGLPAVVVGNDVPDTASIIGDEAAIVTTLADHLSAQGARTIGYVTGIPSLIHTQERIRALENYAQKHGMTAVIASGTNATEEAGRNAIAELLGAQTEPDAIIFDNEILTLGGFNALRDAGKDVGEDVLICSCEDSPLCRIVTPSITVINREPAGIGRRAATLLLEVLNGATPRTEKQEPAQLIVRESTHKHIPQ, encoded by the coding sequence ATGAGTAGGAAAACAATCAAGGATATTGCCCAAGAAGCTGGAGTCTCTATCACAGCCGTATCCTTCGCCCTCAATAACCGCCCAGGTATCTCTGAACAAACCCGCGAACGCATCCTTGACATCGCAAACAAAATGGATTGGGTTCCTAACTCTCGCGCCCAATCTCTTTCCCTAGCGAAAGCAGACGCCGTAGGACTTTTTATCGCCCGCCAACCAGATTCCTATACAGCTGAGCGATTCTTCTTCAACTTTATTATTGGCTTACAAGAAACCCTCACCGCATACAATTACGATCTCGTATTCCATACCGGGCCGGACCTAGAAGCAGAAATAGCCACATATCGCACGTGGTGGGCACAAGGACGAGTTGACGGCGTCATCGTCGTTGATCCGATTGACGGCGATCCGCGAATCGAGATTCTCAACGAAATTGGGCTACCCGCCGTCGTCGTCGGAAATGATGTCCCAGACACGGCGTCAATTATCGGTGACGAAGCAGCAATCGTGACAACACTTGCCGATCACTTATCCGCCCAAGGCGCTCGAACTATCGGATATGTTACTGGTATACCAAGCCTTATTCACACCCAAGAACGTATCCGAGCCCTCGAAAACTATGCGCAAAAGCATGGCATGACTGCCGTTATTGCAAGTGGAACAAATGCAACCGAAGAAGCAGGTCGCAACGCGATTGCGGAACTCCTGGGGGCGCAAACCGAACCAGATGCCATTATTTTCGACAACGAAATCCTCACCCTTGGTGGTTTCAATGCGTTACGTGATGCCGGAAAAGACGTTGGTGAGGACGTACTGATCTGTTCGTGTGAAGACTCCCCGCTATGCCGAATTGTTACGCCATCAATTACCGTTATCAATCGAGAACCGGCAGGCATTGGACGTCGCGCTGCCACATTGCTACTCGAAGTTCTCAACGGTGCCACCCCACGCACAGAAAAACAAGAACCAGCGCAACTTATTGTTCGCGAATCGACACATAAACATATACCCCAGTAA
- a CDS encoding zinc-binding dehydrogenase: MSVQISATMRAAVLRDPAIGLQVETIKTPRPRDGEVLIKVTACGMCHSDLHVIGGKIAFPMPCVLGHEVTGQIVEVGPGNDQTGLRVGQNVAGAFLMPCGKCEYCAQGRDDLCVLFFDMNRIKGQLYDGQTRLFGLDDEPIAMYSMGALSEYCVIPSTSVTVLEDGMDMVAGSILGCAALTGYGAVRRGANLQYGETIAVVATGGIGSNIIQVAKAFGAAQIIAIDVDDEKLEAARKLGATDVVNSMKQDVREEVFALTNGRGVDVAFEALGRPETWKSALDALRDGGRMVPIGLGAGVQTAAVEINRTVRRSQSILGSYGARTRQDLPTVVKMASQGYIDYRHIVTRKFSLEEAGEGYKLLSQGKIQGRAVVDMSL; encoded by the coding sequence ATGTCTGTACAAATATCCGCAACGATGCGGGCCGCTGTTTTACGTGATCCGGCTATTGGGTTACAGGTCGAAACAATTAAAACTCCACGACCACGTGATGGTGAAGTCCTTATTAAGGTGACTGCTTGTGGAATGTGTCATTCAGATCTCCATGTTATTGGTGGAAAGATTGCTTTTCCAATGCCATGTGTCTTGGGACATGAGGTAACGGGGCAGATTGTTGAAGTCGGTCCTGGTAATGATCAGACTGGTCTTCGTGTTGGGCAAAATGTTGCTGGAGCATTTTTGATGCCGTGTGGCAAGTGTGAATATTGCGCACAGGGACGAGATGACTTGTGTGTGTTGTTTTTTGATATGAACCGCATTAAAGGCCAACTTTACGATGGTCAGACACGGCTTTTCGGTCTCGACGATGAACCAATTGCGATGTATTCTATGGGAGCTTTATCTGAGTACTGTGTTATTCCTTCGACCTCGGTGACTGTGCTTGAAGACGGAATGGATATGGTGGCAGGTTCAATTCTGGGGTGTGCAGCACTTACCGGGTATGGGGCAGTGCGTCGTGGCGCAAATCTGCAATATGGCGAAACTATTGCTGTTGTGGCTACTGGGGGTATTGGCTCGAATATCATTCAGGTAGCTAAAGCCTTCGGTGCGGCGCAAATCATTGCGATAGATGTCGATGATGAAAAACTTGAGGCGGCCCGTAAATTAGGTGCGACTGATGTTGTTAATTCGATGAAGCAAGATGTTCGGGAAGAAGTGTTTGCCCTTACCAATGGTCGTGGTGTGGATGTTGCTTTCGAAGCTCTGGGGCGGCCAGAAACATGGAAGTCTGCGCTTGATGCTCTTCGTGATGGTGGGCGTATGGTGCCAATTGGGTTGGGAGCAGGTGTTCAGACTGCTGCGGTGGAGATTAACCGGACGGTTCGGCGTTCGCAATCAATTTTGGGATCGTATGGTGCTCGTACCCGACAGGATTTGCCGACAGTAGTGAAGATGGCTTCACAAGGATACATTGATTACCGGCATATTGTGACCAGAAAGTTCTCATTAGAAGAAGCCGGCGAAGGTTACAAGTTACTTTCGCAGGGTAAGATTCAAGGTCGCGCAGTTGTTGACATGTCTTTGTGA
- a CDS encoding AGE family epimerase/isomerase, producing MITDETTQAWLAQEFDALVDFARRSRCEHGFSTLDANGEADRATGLQLWINCRMTHVFCLATLAGDESARAYAQHGIDCLRHHFYDSQHGGFFTTLRYDTNEPLGDDGERKAAYAHAFVLLAASSGIQAGLTGARELYDLALTAHETYFWEPEYGLARESWNRDFTETEDYRGANANMHTLEASLAAWDATSDVRWLEKSASILSFVLGEAEKIGWRIPEHFDSSWQLLPDFNRDQPADPFRPFGLTPGHGIEWARLALHFWAAINRLAGDIAPELQEFVERLPQAAYSLFTTALADGWDADDAPGIVYTTDFDGKPVVHERMHWTVCEGLGAAAAFATYAEHAGDSDLRADMQLWFDTFLDYAKEYLIESPGRWIHELDRTNTPSGITWPGKPDVYHAAQCVLMPELGLTPCFAGALSEANQN from the coding sequence ATGATCACCGATGAAACCACCCAAGCCTGGCTCGCCCAAGAGTTCGATGCATTAGTCGATTTCGCTCGCAGATCACGTTGTGAGCATGGTTTTTCTACTCTCGACGCCAATGGCGAAGCTGATCGGGCTACCGGTCTTCAGTTATGGATCAATTGCCGAATGACGCACGTTTTTTGCCTTGCAACGTTAGCGGGTGACGAATCAGCCCGTGCCTACGCCCAGCACGGCATTGACTGCTTGCGTCACCATTTTTACGACTCACAGCACGGTGGCTTTTTCACAACATTGCGTTATGACACTAACGAACCTCTCGGGGACGACGGCGAACGTAAGGCAGCCTACGCGCACGCCTTCGTTCTGCTCGCTGCCAGTTCCGGCATCCAGGCAGGCTTAACCGGCGCACGAGAGCTCTACGATCTTGCGCTAACTGCGCACGAAACCTATTTTTGGGAGCCTGAATATGGGTTGGCTCGTGAATCGTGGAACCGTGATTTTACTGAAACTGAAGACTATCGTGGTGCTAACGCTAATATGCACACATTGGAAGCTTCGTTAGCTGCTTGGGACGCCACATCAGACGTACGTTGGCTAGAAAAGTCGGCGTCGATTCTCTCTTTTGTGTTGGGTGAAGCTGAAAAGATCGGCTGGCGTATTCCAGAACATTTCGATTCATCATGGCAGCTCCTTCCGGATTTTAATCGAGATCAACCAGCGGATCCGTTCCGTCCTTTTGGCTTAACTCCGGGCCACGGTATTGAATGGGCACGGTTAGCTCTGCATTTTTGGGCTGCTATTAATCGTCTTGCTGGCGATATTGCTCCTGAGTTACAAGAATTTGTTGAGCGCCTTCCGCAAGCTGCTTATTCGTTGTTTACGACGGCGTTGGCTGATGGCTGGGACGCCGATGATGCTCCGGGAATTGTTTATACAACAGACTTTGATGGCAAGCCAGTGGTTCATGAACGGATGCATTGGACAGTGTGTGAGGGCTTGGGAGCTGCGGCGGCTTTCGCTACTTATGCCGAACATGCAGGTGATAGTGATCTCCGTGCTGACATGCAGCTATGGTTTGATACATTCCTCGACTACGCCAAGGAATACCTTATTGAGTCTCCCGGCCGGTGGATTCACGAACTTGATCGTACCAATACCCCATCAGGTATTACCTGGCCAGGAAAACCAGACGTGTACCATGCCGCTCAGTGCGTGCTTATGCCGGAATTAGGGTTAACCCCATGCTTTGCTGGTGCCTTGTCTGAGGCCAATCAAAATTAA
- a CDS encoding Gfo/Idh/MocA family protein, translated as MGKKTIGVGVISLGWMGRLHTRSYKSMAERYPELDADIRLVSMCDPVAENRDFARHSLGFEKAVEDYNDVINDPEVDVVSICSPNYLHHEIALAACAAGKPFWIEKPMGVSSKQSAEIAQAAHEAQLVTSVGFNYRHTPAVEETRKLIGEGKLGKITNVRCWLIADYASAPEGPYTWRYDRARAGAGVIGDLMSHGADLIQYVLQDRISYVSALTGTFIDKRPIPTKAGVGHSGWEVSDELHDVENEDYVATLIKTDNGVVGTVESSRVAVGPRAEYVLEVYGTNGSVRWNFETMNELEVCLGREDNGVHGYVRSLASPHYPHFSRFQPGAGTSMGFDDMKAVECFKFLDGVLSGRQIGPSVADGWSAAEVDEAVVQSAADGCWHEVARVVGKTTYSG; from the coding sequence ATGGGTAAGAAAACCATTGGAGTGGGCGTAATATCTCTTGGTTGGATGGGACGCTTGCATACACGTAGTTACAAATCTATGGCTGAACGTTATCCAGAGTTGGATGCAGACATTCGACTGGTTTCAATGTGCGACCCAGTAGCGGAAAACAGGGATTTTGCACGTCATTCTCTCGGTTTTGAAAAAGCTGTTGAAGATTATAATGATGTCATTAATGATCCCGAGGTTGATGTAGTCTCAATTTGTTCTCCTAATTATCTACATCATGAAATTGCGTTAGCCGCATGTGCTGCCGGGAAACCGTTTTGGATTGAAAAGCCGATGGGTGTTTCAAGTAAGCAATCTGCGGAAATTGCGCAAGCTGCTCATGAGGCACAGCTCGTTACCTCGGTTGGATTTAATTATCGCCATACTCCTGCAGTGGAAGAGACAAGGAAACTTATTGGCGAAGGTAAGTTAGGCAAAATTACAAATGTGAGATGCTGGCTGATTGCTGACTATGCTTCTGCGCCAGAGGGACCATACACTTGGCGGTATGATCGTGCGCGAGCTGGGGCTGGTGTGATCGGCGATCTTATGAGTCATGGCGCAGATCTTATCCAGTATGTACTGCAAGACCGGATCAGTTATGTTTCGGCCTTGACCGGAACTTTTATTGATAAGCGGCCAATCCCAACTAAAGCAGGTGTAGGGCACTCGGGTTGGGAAGTTTCCGATGAACTCCACGATGTGGAAAATGAAGACTATGTTGCCACGTTAATCAAGACTGATAATGGCGTGGTTGGAACAGTTGAGTCGAGTAGAGTTGCAGTTGGACCACGGGCGGAATATGTTCTTGAAGTTTATGGGACAAATGGTTCTGTTCGCTGGAATTTTGAAACAATGAATGAACTTGAGGTCTGCTTGGGCCGTGAAGATAACGGCGTTCATGGGTATGTTCGCTCATTGGCAAGCCCGCACTATCCTCATTTTTCTCGTTTCCAACCAGGTGCTGGAACATCGATGGGATTCGATGACATGAAGGCGGTTGAGTGTTTTAAGTTTTTAGACGGTGTTTTATCTGGACGACAGATTGGGCCATCAGTTGCTGACGGATGGTCAGCAGCAGAAGTTGATGAAGCAGTTGTACAGTCAGCGGCAGATGGTTGCTGGCATGAAGTTGCACGAGTAGTTGGAAAGACAACATATAGCGGGTGA
- a CDS encoding carbohydrate kinase family protein: MSILIVGEAVIDIIKCTDGSSEEHPGGSPANVAIGVSRLGLPSHLLTMIGKDARGNTVRQWLVADDVATTVVETERTATAVATLDEHGASTYTFDMTWDLHGYEPDLQDVDHIHTGSIAAFINPGAQDVARIVSSAREHATISYDPNIRPALIDDMATVREQVLSLIAQADVVKCSDEDLGYMFEREALSQTDAIELARTWIEQGRTSGHGPLLVAVTAGKDGVIAVNAAGEHVHVPADPQVKVVDTVGAGDSFMGALVYQLANCGLTGNRNKIAELDRETMREIAVFAARVADITVSRAGANPPRFEEL; this comes from the coding sequence ATGAGCATCCTTATTGTTGGCGAAGCAGTTATCGACATCATCAAATGCACAGATGGAAGCAGTGAAGAACATCCTGGCGGAAGTCCGGCAAATGTTGCCATCGGCGTGAGTCGGCTTGGTCTTCCTTCCCACCTATTGACGATGATTGGCAAGGATGCCCGCGGAAATACAGTTCGCCAATGGCTAGTAGCCGACGACGTTGCCACCACCGTAGTAGAAACAGAACGCACCGCCACCGCCGTTGCTACCTTAGACGAACACGGTGCTAGTACCTATACCTTCGATATGACGTGGGATTTACACGGATATGAGCCTGATCTTCAGGACGTTGATCATATTCATACCGGTTCTATCGCTGCTTTTATTAACCCGGGCGCCCAAGACGTGGCGCGGATTGTGTCGAGTGCACGGGAGCATGCCACGATTAGTTACGATCCAAATATTCGACCTGCACTCATTGACGATATGGCGACAGTGCGAGAACAAGTGCTGAGCTTGATAGCGCAGGCCGATGTAGTTAAATGTTCCGACGAAGATCTCGGCTATATGTTTGAACGTGAGGCGTTGAGCCAAACTGACGCTATTGAGCTGGCACGTACCTGGATTGAGCAAGGACGCACATCTGGGCATGGGCCACTGTTGGTAGCCGTGACTGCCGGAAAAGATGGTGTTATTGCGGTCAACGCTGCCGGCGAGCATGTTCATGTGCCGGCAGATCCGCAGGTGAAAGTTGTGGATACGGTAGGTGCGGGAGATTCCTTCATGGGCGCACTCGTCTATCAGTTAGCTAACTGTGGGTTGACTGGGAATAGGAATAAAATTGCCGAACTTGATCGAGAAACCATGCGAGAGATTGCAGTATTCGCGGCGCGGGTTGCTGATATTACCGTCTCGCGCGCTGGTGCCAATCCGCCTCGATTCGAAGAACTCTAG
- a CDS encoding glycoside hydrolase 5 family protein, translating into MKFGVNYTPRIGWFHSWLDFDPDHVRADFDTIASLGVDHVRIFPLWPVLQPNRTLIRQRALDDVATVVQLAHERGMDTYVDVLQGHLSSFDYLPSWVNSWHRRNIFTDPDVVSGEMALVEALASRLRDVPGARGLSLGNEFIQFAADRHPEQHKITSVQAHDWLSRLLGVARDVWPEATHVHTHDDDIWFDTGHPFDPESAVNFGDATTVHSWVFGKVGPRFGRGSSQLEWFSRYLCELADAWGRAYGHIQRPVWLQEIGSPSNYVDPSDSAQFLTANIERLMGVHGGGTAPNLNAITWWCSHDVSRSLADFPEIEHTLGLFDADGRIKPIGSAYREAIATWRNAEPITAQRPTLTLDLTPQTRNHADACHDFFDQWIDCALMGEVPAISISG; encoded by the coding sequence ATGAAATTTGGCGTTAACTACACGCCCCGGATCGGCTGGTTTCATTCTTGGCTGGATTTTGATCCGGATCATGTGCGGGCTGATTTTGATACTATCGCGTCACTGGGCGTGGATCATGTTCGGATTTTTCCGTTGTGGCCAGTGCTGCAACCAAACCGTACGTTGATTCGCCAGCGGGCTCTCGACGACGTTGCTACGGTTGTCCAGCTTGCTCATGAGCGTGGTATGGATACGTATGTGGATGTGTTGCAGGGGCACCTGTCGTCTTTTGATTATTTGCCGTCGTGGGTGAATTCGTGGCATCGGCGTAATATTTTTACTGATCCGGATGTGGTTTCAGGTGAGATGGCTCTTGTTGAGGCGCTTGCGTCTCGGTTGCGTGATGTTCCTGGGGCGCGTGGCTTGAGTTTGGGTAATGAGTTTATTCAGTTCGCAGCTGATCGCCATCCAGAGCAGCATAAGATAACGTCTGTACAGGCGCATGACTGGCTTTCTCGTTTGCTAGGTGTGGCTCGTGACGTGTGGCCGGAGGCTACTCATGTTCATACTCATGACGACGATATTTGGTTTGATACTGGGCATCCGTTCGATCCGGAGTCGGCCGTTAATTTTGGTGATGCTACTACTGTTCATTCGTGGGTGTTTGGTAAGGTGGGTCCACGTTTTGGACGTGGGAGTAGCCAGTTAGAGTGGTTTTCGCGGTATTTGTGCGAGTTGGCGGATGCCTGGGGCCGGGCTTATGGGCATATTCAGCGCCCCGTGTGGTTGCAAGAGATTGGCTCCCCGTCAAACTATGTTGATCCTAGCGATTCGGCTCAGTTTTTGACTGCTAATATTGAGCGACTTATGGGTGTTCATGGTGGTGGAACTGCCCCGAATTTGAATGCGATTACTTGGTGGTGTTCCCATGACGTATCTCGATCATTGGCGGATTTCCCAGAGATAGAACATACTCTTGGACTATTTGATGCAGATGGCCGTATTAAGCCAATCGGTTCGGCATATCGTGAAGCTATTGCGACTTGGCGCAACGCAGAACCGATCACTGCCCAGCGTCCGACTTTAACCCTTGATTTAACACCACAAACACGCAACCACGCCGATGCGTGCCATGATTTTTTCGATCAGTGGATTGACTGTGCCTTGATGGGAGAAGTACCGGCAATATCAATATCGGGCTAA